Within the Natranaeroarchaeum sulfidigenes genome, the region TCTGTATTCAGGATGCGATTTTTGTTGATTTCTGAAAATTTAGATCAGCCAGATTTCGGCAGTTGCCACTAAGGTGGTGGACAATGCGGCCGGACCAGAACGGTCCGGCCTTACCGCCACCGCAGCGGTGGGAAACCGAATCGGCTACTGTGGATAGTCTGGGACGCTGTAACGCGGTGCAGGACCGTAAGGTGCCCTGAGAAGACGCTTTATCAGATATGCTTAGAAAGGTGTTCAATCCAATGTAGAAAACCATTCAATATAGCTGGATTGCAGATTGATCCTACCAACTGGAAGATCACCCAGCGCTGATTTATTCATCAATAGGATGCTGCGGATATGATCTATCTGATTTCCTCAATAGCCTTCTTGTTTTGCTTATTTTGTAACATGGTATGTATTAGGAACACGCTCTGGTTCATACAGAAGATCTCTACACACAGGTCTCGAATTTCACAGAATGGTAGTGTATCGACGGGTTCCTCCTCATATTTGAACTCAACCTGATTCTCAATTGGGAGAACAAGGTAATCGTTATGAGCTATTGAATTGCGGTATTCGTTGTCAACTGAATCTGCAAAATCATTGATCCGTGATCGACTTTTAGCCGAAACCATGTCAATATAATTACCAAGCCGTTTGCCCGTCAAATCACCAAGATCTACCTCACGATCATTTAGCAATTCACATGAGAAAATCAAGATAGGAACAGTCGTCTTGAAAATCTCACATTGTCGCTCATACATCCGAAGGTAGGTTTCGACGGTCTCGGCATTTTGTATTTCTGGATTTTCCAAGATGAGTTCCAGCTTCTCATCATAGCTGCTGAGTACACGCTGGAGGAACAATCTCATATCGTATGGAAAAGACTCATCAATTGCTTCCATAAACTCGGTTGCCTTTCCTTCATAAATTAGCTCTTCACAAGTTGAGTCTACAATATCATAGTATTCAGGATATCCAAGTATCTCATGGCACTCTCTCATGTCATTCATTATCCCCTCAATCTGTTCGTAGATTTCAATAAAATCAGCAAGTGGATCCTCGTTTGAGGGCTCCATTCCCAGTATTTCACCTGAAATCTTAGAATATTTGGTAAGCATAAATTCCGTTATCTCCTCATCGTTCTCTTTTGATTCTGCAACTTGTATCCAATCTTCGAGAAGTTCTGAAACTTGATCTTCCGCACTTTGGAGTTGTTCTTCGGTCGTCTGTGAAGGAATATCTTGACCGAAGATTTGAGAAAATAACCGCATACACTCTTGAGTAAGTTCTTCAGATACCTCTTCGATGTCTATCTCAGCAGAGTTCGTGTCATTCACAACTGGTTATTGTCTGGAAGAATTTTATAATTTAGGTGCCTATAATGTGGCTTTGATTATAAGATACCTTGTTGATTTCAACCTCTATTAATTGTATCTCTGTCTATTCGGTTCCACGGTGATCACCGACCCGTCCTACCGAACCAAATTGTACAGGTGCGTGTAGAATTTTCAACTAGTTATTTGTATGTGAGGTATATGACGTAGTTATATGGGTGTCGTCCGTCGGGAAAATGATTGGCGTCTCGAAAAACGGGAAGACGGACTCTATGAGATCACATATCAGAAAGACCTCCGAATGAAGATCCTGACCCCCGATTACAAACAGGGAATGATGGATAATCCGAGGCTTGATGCAGTACCTGTTAGAGAGGTCGGTTCATATTCTGAAGCCGAGGGATTATTTGAGGAAATGGCAAACGGTGATGCCGCACCAGTTTCTGGACCTACGATTGTAGGAAGTACAGCCACTGGAACAGAGAGTACTTTGGGAGGTGAACTCGACAGTGGTGGTTTCGGCTCAGAGGAGGAAAATAATCTGCCGGCAGGAGGTCTTGCTTTAGTCCTCATAGTGGCTGGTGTATTTGTGATGCGCAGTGCAGGGTTCGCACCCACTTCAGTCGTGTTCTTAAGTGGCGTTGTCTCGGCGATCATCGGTGTAGCTATTTTTGCGTGGGCTGGGTTGCTGTACAAGAAGCATGGCTGGTCGGACGCACTGGAATTTTTGATAACTGTTGACGACGACTTAACATCTTCAGAAGAAACGGATAAGCCCGAAAAGACACCACCAACGCCAGAGAAACTGAAGAACAGGCTGATCTTTGATAGAGCAGGCCAGAAGTGTGAATGGTGTGAAGAGAGTTTTGACCACCCACATGTACACCATATTAAGCCGCGTCGAGAGGGAGGACCGAACGAACCTGAAAACCTCATAGTCCTCTGTCCAAATTGCCATGAGAAAGCAGATCGAGAAGCGATTCCACGATCAAAATTGAAGGCCAAAGTGAAACGATTACCGAGTCTCTCTACTCAGTAAAGTTCTCTTGGCGTTACTGAATTCATCCCACAAGGCAAGTAGTTAGAAGATGTCGTCAATTGCGATCTTACTCTGTTTAGTCCCACGGTGATCACCGCCTCCGTGCCACAGGTGCAGCGGGAGACCGCCCGCACGTACCATCCTGTCGTCGAGGACAGTGCAGCCGCTTCGACCGTGGGGCCGATACACCACAAAACAGTACCACCCGTCCGCTCGCCGGAGCTTCTCGTGGTATTCCCGATACACCTTGAAGTTAACCGGCTGGCCATCCGAATGCTCTCGCATCGTGTTCTTGATCTCGAAGGGCGTCCCGTTCTGAAACCTCGCATCGTGCCAGCTCGCTCCAGCGAGAACCGGCGTTTCTTCGCCATTCGCTTCTCGCAGATCGTGCCGAAGTGGTTCCTCGCTTACTCCGGTTCATCGGTGGCTCTCCAGCGGTGATCGTTTCGGACGGTCGCCCGAAGCACCACGATCGTGAACCAGCCGGACACGATCGAAGCGATCCACTCCCCGGAGACCGCGGGTGTCGGTCTCACCACCAAGCTTTTGCAGATCCCAGAGCAAGCAGTACGTATGAGTCTTACCACCGACGATTTCGCCGAGTTCCTTGCGGAGGATCCAGAGGACGATACCGATGTCCCACTCGGAACGGCACTGAGCGAGCTGGCTGTTGATGTTGAGACTGACTCTGTTGAGGCAGTTCGAGATGTCCGCGAGCGGCTATGAGGCTCTTCCTCGATACGAACATTCTCGTTGCAGCCGTCACTGACGACACTGATCGAACCGAGCAGGCAATCGAACTACTTGACGAGTCCAATGATGTTTTTGTATCCGTTCTGAGCCTCATGGAACTCCGGAGCGTACTGACGAAGAAAAAACAGTTCGAGCGGGATCGAATTGAGCAGATCGAAAACCGGATCACCTCCCGTGCTACCATCTCGTTTCTTGACTCGTCCGACGTGATGGATGCAAACCGTCTCCAGTCCGAGACGCTACTGTATCCATTGGATGCACTTCTTGTGGCAGCTGCGGACGCCGTCGACGCGACGCTGATCACGTTCGATAGCGAACTTCTTGAACACGGGGCAAAGCGACCGCAAGACGTGTTGTAAGTTAGAAAATGTCGCTGATCGATATTTTCGCCTGCTCGGTCCCGCGATGATCACCGCCCCCATGCCACCGTAGCAGCGGAAGATCTCCCGCCCGGACCATCCTGTCGTCGAGGACGGTGCAGCCGCTTCGACCGTGGGGCCGGTAGACGACGAAACAGTACCAGCCGTCTGCTCGCCTGAGCTTCTCGTGATACTGCTTGTAGACCTCGAAGTTCCCCGGCTGGCCCTCCGAGTGCTCGCGCATCGTGCTTTTGATCTCGACTGGCGTCCCGTTCTGAAACCTCGCATCGTGCCAGCACGCTCCAGCGAGAACCGGCACTTCTTGGCCATCCGCTTCTCGCAGATCGTCGTTCGAGCCAGTGTCCCACGACTGGACCCGCCCGCGTGGCATCTCCAGCTCCGACGAGAGCGCGCTGGAGTCACTGTCGGCAGGCCGCATACAACGAAACTCATAAGCAATTGAACTAAGATATATCTGAATGAGATAAATGGACTCCGACCAGATTGACGGGCGGGCGATAGCGCTGGGGAGTACCGTTGGTGGGATAACGGTAGCCGCCCCGTTGTTGCTCGCTGGTGCCCGACTGGCCGACCCGTACACGATGTTGGCAGTGGTTTCCAGTGTCGGGATCGCTGCCGGTGGAATCAGCGGTGCCGTGGCCGGGTACACGAGCTCTATCGGATTGAAGCCGATGCATGAGGGTATGATAGCCGCCATGATCGGGTTCTGCGCTGGACTGTCGATCTGGGTGGCCATCAATAGCTATCAGGGTGTACTGCATCCTGCTGACACCGCTCTTGTCCACCTGTTTATTCTTGCACTACCGGTGACGATGGCGTTCCCATTTGTCCTTCTTGCGGGGGCCGTACTCGGGGAACGAGCGCTCTTTGCGAAGTAGTCCGCTGCAGGAGTGCGACGTGCTGGCTGCGGATCAGGACCACACAGTGTGCGTGTATCAGTTGTTGGCACTGTGATCTCCGTTATCTGATCAGCGGCCCCGCCAGCCCTGTCCCAGAACCGTCGTTCGGAGGCATCGTCGCGGTCGATCCAGAAACGGGACGGCGGGACGTGCCCGCCCGCGAGGATTCGCGTATTACGCCCGATGCCACATCACGGTTGCCGAACGCGAGGATACACGTATTGATATGGCATCCCAGCGAGCGCTGGCATGCTAGGGTATGTCACTGAGAGATAAAGAACCTTTGCTACACCGGGTCCCATCCTGAAACACCCGCTGGTGGGGGGACGACACCAGTGTAGACCGTTCGCGGAAAAGTAATCGTTATACGGTACGCGTTCCACCTGGCACATATGCAACGACGAGCAGCGGCCGGATACGTCGCGCTCTTCCTCGTCATCGCGGTCGGAGCTTACGGGCTCGCAGTGACAGCCGAAAGTCCTGAAATAACGCTTGAAGACCCCGAGTATGACGTCGAGGAGGGTGATCAGTTCGAGGCCGAGGGCGTGACCTACACGCTCACGGAAGTGACGCGTGACGACGGTGTCCCGACTGGGACACTGGAGTGGAACATCACCGTTGACGAAGAAGAGAGCTGGGAACATGGAGACGTAATAGAGTATCAGGAGTCGGATTACGAGGTTCTCATTCCGAACGAGACCGATCCCTCCGAGTTCACGCTCCGTGAGGAGCCCGGCGACGACCTCGATGTCCGCGGCGAAGGTGACGATCGTGTGATCCGCGTCGAGGAAGACGGCGAAGAGGAGTTCGTTCCGATCGACGAGTACGAGCCGCTCGACCGCCAGACGTTCGCCGAAGGTGACGCTATCGAGTACGATGAACACGACGCTACCGTTGCCGAAGTGACGGAGGACGAAGTCCGGATCGAGTGGACCGAAGAAGCGACCGACGATCTCACGCTCCGTGAAGGTCTTGAGGTCGCACAGCTATCCGAAGACCAGACCTACATCGCACACTTTACCGCTGGTGATCGATTACAGTTGACGTCTGACCACGAGTCCTACAACGAACAGGCCGACGAAATCGCGTACTTCGAGGAGCGGACGGACGGCCTGACGGTTGCGACGATTCTCTCCGGACTGACCGCGTTCCTGCTGGTCGGGATGGCGTACCTGCCGCGCAAGGAGTAGCCGCGTTCTGCTGTCTTTTTCGAGTTGCGATGGGTGGCCGTTCGCAATTTTCGAGCACCATCTGGACCGGCGCGACTCTGTTCGATGATCGCACTGTAACCTGTCGTTCAGGTGGGACAGCCCGACGAGTCCGGGAGTTCTGTGCCGGAGAAAGGTTGAAGCTGATACTAGACTCCCTTCGTCTCGTATGATTCAACACCATCGCACACGGGCCGCTCGTCACGGTTGTTCACTGCAGTGTCCAGCGCTTCACGCCGTCGCTCACGCCATTCGCGACGACGTCGCAGAAGCGGGCCGGGACGGAGTTGAACCGAGTGGAGACGTGCTCACTACGTTGCGCGCGACTGGCAGGGTTCAACTCCTTCCTACCGGTTCACTCTCCGCCTCGTTGTCACTCGACGGTTCGTTGTACGGGCCGGGAGGGAGTTGAACCCTCGACCGTCTGGTTAAAAGCCAGACGCTCTCCCTAACTGAGCTACCGGCCCAACACCACTCGATTGGGGAAGGGACAATTAAACCCTTATGATGCGCGACGGTCAGTGATCCCGAAACTCGGTATCGAGTGCGCGATAAACGAGCTGATCGGGAGACACACCCTCGTTTGCAGCACGTCGGCGAAGTTCGCGGTAGACATGGGGTGGGAGCCGGAGCGATATCTCGCCGAGGTGAATCCCGTGTGCGTCGAGGGCCTCTTCGGCACTGCTCCCGTCGTTAATCTCGCTTGCGAGCGTCCGAATCTCCCTGACGGTGAGATCGTTGTCGAGCGCGGCCCATGCGAGGTCGAACCGGGCGGTCCCGCTGACGCGGGCGATGTGCTTCGCGGCGGTCGGCGCGATATGTCCCATCGCGACGTGACGGCGGATCGACTGGGGAAGGTCGTGGACCCGTGCCCACTTGCGGATGAACGCAACCGTCGCCTCGCCACCTGCGCGTTCGGCGGCGACCTTGTACGACCCCTCGCCTCTGACGAGGGCTGCACACGCTGCCGCACCACGGAGCATGTAGACGTTGTCGGGGGCACCTGCCGTGTTCTCCGCGAACGCGGCGACGGTTTCCGCAGCACGTTCGAGACTCTCGGGGTCGTCGGGATCGAACTGGACCGCCTCGTCGGCGTGCTCACCAGTAACGCGCTCGTCGCCACGGACGACTGGATCTCCGACCGGTTCCTCACGGTCCGCGGGTGGAGTCTGCGCCCCCCGCGTGCGCTCGTATGGATCGTCACTCTGGTCTTCCGACCAGTCAGCAGTCATTATCGTTCCATAGCAGTGGCAGCATAGAAAAACCTTCCACTCTCCCGAGGGTCAGGAGCGTGCGCGGACTCACGACTCTTCGCGCTGCTCGGAGAGGTGCTCCCAAATTTCGGTGCAGCCTGCCCCTTCTTCGATATCTGCGAGATGGTCGTCCTGCTGTGTGTCGTCCTCGTCCGGCTCCGTCATCGTCGTGTTAGTCATGAGCTCACCTCCAGTGCATCCGACTCGTAGAGTTCGGGTGCGACATCTGCTGATGTATGTTGGCTGGCCGGTACCCGGTCGATATCCGACTCGTCTGTCATCATTCGATTGTTGTACGGGTATCCGCTTAAAAGGGCGCTCAGCAACAATCCCTACCCGAACTCCAGATTACCAGTATACATTTCCGGCATCTCTGACGCCCAGTATAGCGTCAGATACACCGCTGTACGTCGTTTTCGTCGTGTTTTTATCGTCACAGCTCCGGTAAGCATTGTTATCGACGAGTCGCTAAGGGTCCCGGAGCGTCTGTGAACAGCTATGGTAGTCTCCGTGCGGACGCTCGACGACGGGGCCTGGATCAGCGTCAACGACTCGCGGGCCGTCGGTGTGAGCCAGATCTGGCCCATCGCTCGACACGACTTTTGTGAGTGCGAAGTCGCACATCTGTTGCTGGAAGCGTTCTACGATGTCGGGGTTGACGACCATCGGATCGTCGCAGGCGTCGTCGGGCAGTGTATTGACTGCGGTACTGAAGGGTCGATAGACACGCTGCCGGTCGGTCGGATCATCGACGGGGAGTTCTACGCGTATGACCCCGGTCAGGTTCAGTCACTGCTCGAACCCGTCGAGAACCCCATCGCAGGAGAACACCGACTCTCCGGCCGGTACTGATCACGACGAAGTCCCGGTTCGTGGCATGTGGTCTCGTGTCAGGCAAAGATTTCCGCTACACTGTAGATGTGGGGAGAACTGACGCGAGGCGGTGTGGTATATGAAAGGGGTTCGTATGGCGCGTATATGCCAACTGACGTCGAGAAGTGGAAAGACGAGATCTACGGCAACGAGATCAGGGAGCACCTGATGGAGTTCGCCGAGGAGGGCTGGGAGTCGATCCCGGAGGAGGAACACGACGAGTGGTTCGAGCGCTTCAAATGGTGGGGTCTCTACCACCAGCGCGCAGGCCAGGAGAGCTACTTCATGATGCGGATCGGGACGCCAAACGGCGTGCTCGAACCGGGCCAGACCGAGGTCGTCGCCGAAGTCGCAAACGAGTACGCGACCGGGCCGGCGTCGAACCCGGAGTTCGGGAACGCCTACGTCGACTGGACGACGCGCCAGTCGATCCAGCTCCACTGGATCCGGCTCGAGGATATTCCGGACGTCTTCGAGAAACTCGAATCAGTCGGCCTCTCGACCCAGCAGGCCTGTGGTGACTCCTGGCGCAACATCGTCGGCAACCCGATGGCCGGGAAAGCGCCGGAGTTCGTCGACGCGCTGCCAGTCATCATGGAGCTCAACGAGCGGTTCAAGGGTAACGACGACCACTCGAATCTCCCACGCAAGTGGAAGGTGTCAGTCACCGGCGCGTCCGACGGCTCCGGACAGGGCGATATCAACGACCTCGCCCTCGAACCGGCGTTCAAGGAGATCGACGGGGAGGAAGTCCGTGGGTTCAACGTCCGCGTCGGCGGCGGCCTCTCGCGGAATGAACCCCGACTTGCCCGTGAGCTGGATGTCTTTACCCGCCCCGAGAACGCCGCGGACGTCGCCGCGGGTATCTCCGCCCTCTTCCGCGAACACGGCGACCGCGAGAACCGCTACAACGCCCGCATCAAGTTCCTGATGGACGAGTGGGGCCCTGAGAAGTTCCGTCGCGTCCTTCAGGACGACTTCGTGGACTTCGAGCTCGAAACCGCAGGGACTGATCTCCGCGAGCAGTACACCTACAACGCGGGTGGCAACGAACACGGCGACCTGATCGGCGTCCACGAGCAACGCGACGGCAACTACTACGTCGGCCTCAACGTACTCGTCGGCCGGATGGGTGCGGACGATACCCACGAACTCGCCCGCCTCGCCGAGGAGTACGGCTCCGGCGAGGTCCGGATCTCCCAGCGACAGAACGTCATCATCACCGACGTTTCCGAGGACGACCTCGACGCCCTGCTCGGAGAGGACCTGCTCGAGGACTACTCGCCCGATCCGCATCCGTTCATGCGCGGCTCGGTCGCCTGCACGGGAACGGAGTTCTGCTCGCTCTCGATCGTCGAGACGAAGAACCGGCAGGTCCGGTACGCCCGCTGGCTCAAGGAGAACGTCGAGCTTCCCGAGGGCGTCGAGGACTTCCACATCCACCTCTCGGGCTGTACGGCCTCGTGTGCCCAGCCGCAGATCGCCGACGTCTCGCTGCGTGGCATGAAAACGCGCAAGGACGGCGAGCCGGTCGAGGCGCTCGACATTGGCCTCGGCGGCGGCCTCGGCGAGAATCCGCAGTTCGCCCAGTGGGTCGCCGAGCGCGTCCCGGCCGACGAGGTGCCCGGTGCCATCGAGAACCTCCTGGCCACGTTCGAGGACGAGCGCAACGGTGATGAGACGTTCCGCGATTACATCGCCCGGCTCGACGACGAGACGCTCGATGACCTCGTCGAGCCCGAGGAGACGAGCTACGAGGACCCGTATATGCACAACACCAAGCGGACCTGGTACCCCTACGCCGAAGACGACAGCCTCGACGCCAGTCCGTCCCCTGCCGACGACTGAGAGGGTCGAACGGATCCGCCCGATCCTCCGTGCGGACAAGACAGTAGGTCCTGCAGTACGACGGTACTGATATGTCATCGTTCACGCCGTCAGCAGTGCTCGCCGATTCGACGCTCACTCACGATCGTCTTGACGACCTCGCCGAGCGAGTCCGAACGGTCGGAGAGCGATCCTCCATCGACGTCAGAACGCCAGCGACCGACGAGCGCGTCGGTGTAGTTCCTGCCTGTGAGGCGGCCGATGTCGACGTCGCGGTCGAGCGCGCACGGAGCGCACAGGTCGCGTGGGCGGAGCGTACTCCCCGAGAGCGAGCAGCGGTTCTCTTTCGGTTCGCGGACCTCGTACTGGATCTCCGCGAGGAGTTGCTCGATGCGATCCAGATCGAGACGGCAAAAGCGCGCGAACACGCCTTCGAGGAGGTGCTCGATGTCGTCAACACCGCTGGCTACTACGGCAAAGACGGTCCAGGACTGCTCGACGACCGCAATCGGACGGGCCCTGCACCGTTCCTGACCAGCGCTGTCGAGACCTACGAACCGGTTGGCGTCGTCGGCGTGATTAGCCCGTGGAACTATCCGATGACGTTGTCGATGGCCGATGTGTTACCCGCCCTGCTCACTGGGAACGCCGTGGTCTGTAAACCAGACGAACGGACCCCCTTTGCCACGCTCTTGTTGGCCGAGCTGCTCGAAGCTGCGGGACTGCCCGAAGACGTCTTCTCGGTCGTTACCGGTGAGGGAAGCGTTGTCGGCCCCGCACTCATTGACCGGGTCGACTACGTCGCCTTCACCGGCGGCACCGAGACGGGGCGGGTCGTCGCCGAACGAGCAGGCAAGAACCTGATCGACTGCTCGCTGGAACTCGGCGGCAAGAACCCCATGCTCGTCCTCGACGACGCCGACGTCGAGACAGCAGCCCGCGGCGCGGTAAAAGGGGCGTTTACGAACGCTGGCCAGCTCTGTCTCGCCCCTGAACGGATCTACGTCGACGAGACGGTCTACGACGAGTTCCTCGATGCATTCGTCGGTAAGACGCGCGAACTCACGCTGGGCGTCGGAGTGGGCTACCAGGGCGATGTGGGGTCGCTGATCGACGAGCGACAGCTTGACCGGGTTCGCGAGCACGTCGACGGTGCAGTCGAGGACGGCGCGTCGGTGCTCACCGGCGGTCGGCATCGTCCGGACGTCGGGCCGTTCTGTTACGAACCGACGATCCTCGAAGGCGTCGAGCCGGACTCACAGGTCGCCTGCGAGGAGACGTTCGGCCCAGTGGTGTCCGTGTACCCCGTTTCGGGCGTCGAGGAAGCAGTCAGCCGTGCCAACGACTCCGAGTACGGGCTGAACGCGAGTGTCTACACCCGCGACACGAAGCGCGGGCGGGCCGTTGCCCGGCAGATCGACTGCGGGACCGTCTGTGTCAATGACCCCTTCACCGTGGGCTGGGCGTCGATGGACGCGCCGATGGGTGGATTCGGTGACTCCGGGCTCGGCCGTCGCCACGGCGAGGTCGGCCTTCTCCAGTATGTCGAATCGCGTACGATCGCCACCTCGGCGTTCGGGCCGATGGAACGGCCAGCGTCGCTCCCCGGACGGTGGTTCATCCGGCTCTCGTCGGGGGCCCTTCGGGTACAGACCCGGATTCGACGGTGGTTGTCATGACCGACTCCCGAGTGCTTCTCACGGGATTTCCGGGCTTTCTGGGGTCGGCGCTGGTAGAACGTCTGCTGGAGCGGGGTGATGGTCCGATCGCCTGTATTGTGGAGCCGAGATACCGCGACCGCGCACAGCGACGTGTGGACGAACTCACAGCGAACGTCGACGAAGACGACTCGATCCGGCTATTCGAGGGAGACATCACGGAGACGCGGCTTGGGATCGACGACCCCGGTGAGACGTTCGAGCACGTCGAGGAACTGTATCACCTCGCCGCAGTCTACGATCTCGCTGTCGACGCCGAACTCGCCGATCAGGTGAACGTCCAGGGCACCCGGCACGTCCTCGATGTTGCCGAGGCAATCGACGTAGACCAGTTCCACTACGTCAGTACTTGCTACGTAAGTGGTCGATAC harbors:
- a CDS encoding HNH endonuclease codes for the protein MGVVRRENDWRLEKREDGLYEITYQKDLRMKILTPDYKQGMMDNPRLDAVPVREVGSYSEAEGLFEEMANGDAAPVSGPTIVGSTATGTESTLGGELDSGGFGSEEENNLPAGGLALVLIVAGVFVMRSAGFAPTSVVFLSGVVSAIIGVAIFAWAGLLYKKHGWSDALEFLITVDDDLTSSEETDKPEKTPPTPEKLKNRLIFDRAGQKCEWCEESFDHPHVHHIKPRREGGPNEPENLIVLCPNCHEKADREAIPRSKLKAKVKRLPSLSTQ
- a CDS encoding PIN domain-containing protein: MRLFLDTNILVAAVTDDTDRTEQAIELLDESNDVFVSVLSLMELRSVLTKKKQFERDRIEQIENRITSRATISFLDSSDVMDANRLQSETLLYPLDALLVAAADAVDATLITFDSELLEHGAKRPQDVL
- a CDS encoding type II toxin-antitoxin system HicB family antitoxin, with amino-acid sequence MTADWSEDQSDDPYERTRGAQTPPADREEPVGDPVVRGDERVTGEHADEAVQFDPDDPESLERAAETVAAFAENTAGAPDNVYMLRGAAACAALVRGEGSYKVAAERAGGEATVAFIRKWARVHDLPQSIRRHVAMGHIAPTAAKHIARVSGTARFDLAWAALDNDLTVREIRTLASEINDGSSAEEALDAHGIHLGEISLRLPPHVYRELRRRAANEGVSPDQLVYRALDTEFRDH
- a CDS encoding nitrite/sulfite reductase, whose amino-acid sequence is MPTDVEKWKDEIYGNEIREHLMEFAEEGWESIPEEEHDEWFERFKWWGLYHQRAGQESYFMMRIGTPNGVLEPGQTEVVAEVANEYATGPASNPEFGNAYVDWTTRQSIQLHWIRLEDIPDVFEKLESVGLSTQQACGDSWRNIVGNPMAGKAPEFVDALPVIMELNERFKGNDDHSNLPRKWKVSVTGASDGSGQGDINDLALEPAFKEIDGEEVRGFNVRVGGGLSRNEPRLARELDVFTRPENAADVAAGISALFREHGDRENRYNARIKFLMDEWGPEKFRRVLQDDFVDFELETAGTDLREQYTYNAGGNEHGDLIGVHEQRDGNYYVGLNVLVGRMGADDTHELARLAEEYGSGEVRISQRQNVIITDVSEDDLDALLGEDLLEDYSPDPHPFMRGSVACTGTEFCSLSIVETKNRQVRYARWLKENVELPEGVEDFHIHLSGCTASCAQPQIADVSLRGMKTRKDGEPVEALDIGLGGGLGENPQFAQWVAERVPADEVPGAIENLLATFEDERNGDETFRDYIARLDDETLDDLVEPEETSYEDPYMHNTKRTWYPYAEDDSLDASPSPADD
- a CDS encoding succinic semialdehyde dehydrogenase gives rise to the protein MSSFTPSAVLADSTLTHDRLDDLAERVRTVGERSSIDVRTPATDERVGVVPACEAADVDVAVERARSAQVAWAERTPRERAAVLFRFADLVLDLREELLDAIQIETAKAREHAFEEVLDVVNTAGYYGKDGPGLLDDRNRTGPAPFLTSAVETYEPVGVVGVISPWNYPMTLSMADVLPALLTGNAVVCKPDERTPFATLLLAELLEAAGLPEDVFSVVTGEGSVVGPALIDRVDYVAFTGGTETGRVVAERAGKNLIDCSLELGGKNPMLVLDDADVETAARGAVKGAFTNAGQLCLAPERIYVDETVYDEFLDAFVGKTRELTLGVGVGYQGDVGSLIDERQLDRVREHVDGAVEDGASVLTGGRHRPDVGPFCYEPTILEGVEPDSQVACEETFGPVVSVYPVSGVEEAVSRANDSEYGLNASVYTRDTKRGRAVARQIDCGTVCVNDPFTVGWASMDAPMGGFGDSGLGRRHGEVGLLQYVESRTIATSAFGPMERPASLPGRWFIRLSSGALRVQTRIRRWLS